The following are encoded in a window of Thunnus albacares chromosome 17, fThuAlb1.1, whole genome shotgun sequence genomic DNA:
- the LOC122967222 gene encoding perforin-1-like: MFLFQVKPSVCIHHSTRNINMFLLNICVCASLMLSLSQCTDQLRTYGTPKQCLEAEFAPGTNLAGEGFDITKMERKGAFVLNMNHWKRKDKRCTLVTNPYMENKKQKLPLSVVDWRAKQSCSMKLATELHKSSESLLTSSTSSVENNWKVGLDLSIGKKGLSFMLAGTNSKLSDYSMGKTKNDKFNFATQSMHCEYYSYRVSNKPRLHREFKIALKQLPKVYNAESKQQFYKLIDNFGTHYITKVKMGGSVNSVTSVRECKASLDGHTAEEVQMCLEVEASATIKATISTQSKHCKKDVQKSDSKSAFSSLFNDRFTEIKGGHTTEPDLLFSADKNPSAYKEWLNTLPNNPDIFSYSLESLHELLPLKSPRRSNLGSAISHYILEKGLMKNCSTSCQAGIMNDPKDHCVCKCHNNPGVTPDCCPSRKGMARVIITVQRATGLWGDYITATDGYVKVFFNGQMMRRSPVINNNNNPHWNMIVDLGSQDVSSGPKVKFEVWDQDSGWDDDLLGQCERSLSAGVKTDVCQLNHGQLFFKLDVTCAPKLTGPHCTEYIPSPMSQSLMNLYVSRHAHPIPKAILLEMGVFVNETSSYRNQSLPAEIKKVDLI, translated from the exons atgtttctttttcaggTTAAACCATCAGTTTGCATCCATCATTCAACaagaaacatcaacatgtttctgTTGAATATTTGCGTCTGTGCCAGCCTCATGCTGTCCCTTTCTCAGTGTACGGATCAATTACGCACATACGGGACACCCAAACAGTGCCTAGAGGCAGAATTTGCTCCAGGTACCAATTTGGCCGGGGAAGGCTTCGATATCACAAAAATGGAACGTAAAGGGGCCTTCGTGCTCAACATGAATCACTGGAAACGAAAGGACAAAAGATGCACCCTGGTTACCAACCCCTATATGgagaacaaaaagcaaaagctCCCCTTGTCAGTGGTGGACTGGAGGGCAAAGCAGTCCTGCAGCATGAAATTGGCGACTGAACTCCACAAATCCAGTGAGTCTCTACTTACTTCCAGCACATCTTCTGTTGAAAACAACTGGAAAGTCGGTTTAGATCTTTCAATAGGAAAAAAAGGCCTCTCGTTTATGCTGGCTGGCACCAATTCTAAATTGTCTGACTACTCCATggggaaaacaaagaatgacaAGTTCAATTTTGCAACCCAAAGCATGCACTGTGAGTACTACAG TTACCGAGTGTCTAACAAGCCCAGGTTGCATAGAGAATTTAAAATAGCACTGAAACAGCTGCCCAAAGTCTACAATGCTGAAAGCAAGCAACAGTTTTACAAACTGATTGACAACTTTGGAACCCATTACATTACCAAG GTGAAAATGGGAGGAAGTGTTAATTCTGTGACCAGCGTCCGAGAGTGCAAGGCCAGCCTGGACGGACACACTGCAGAGGAGGTGCAGATGTGCCTGGAAGTCGAGGCGTCCGCCACTATCAAAGCTACAATAAGTACTCAATCAAAACACTGCAAGAAGGATGTCCAGAAGTCAGACAGTAAGTCAGCGTTCTCCAGCCTCTTCAATGACAG GTTCACAGAAATAAAGGGGGGCCACACCACCGAGCCAGACCTTCTCTTCTCTGCCGACAAAAATCCATCAGCCTACAAGGAATGGCTGAACACGTTACCAAACAATCCAGACATATTCTCATATTCCCTGGAATCGCTGCACGAGTTACTGCCTCTTAAAAGCCCTCGCCGGAGTAACCTGGGCTCAGCCATTAGCCATTACATCCTGGAGAAAGGCCTGATGAAGAACTGCAGCACCAGCTGTCAGGCCGGCATCATGAACGACCCGAAGGATCACTGCGTCTGCAAATGCCACAATAACCCCGGTGTAACCCCAGACTGCTGCCCGAGCCGTAAGGGCATGGCACGGGTCATCATAACTGTACAACGGGCAACTGGTCTTTGGGGAGACTACATCACTGCCACAGATGGTTACGTGAAAGTGTTCTTCAACGGGCAGATGATGCGGCGTTCTCCTgtcattaacaacaacaacaacccgCACTGGAACATGATCGTCGACCTGGGCAGCCAGGATGTGTCATCAGGACCTAAAGTGAAATTTGAAGTGTGGGATCAGGACAGCGGCTGGGATGACGACCTGCTGGGACAATGTGAGCGAAGTCTGTCTGCAGGAGTGAAAACAGATGTCTGTCAACTGAATCACGGCCAGCTGTTCTTCAAATTGGATGTGACATGCGCTCCAAAACTGACCGGACCGCACTGCACAGAGTATATACCTTCACCTATGAgtcaaagtctgatgaatctgtATGTGTCCCGTCATGCCCACCCTATTCCAAAGGCCATCCTGTTAGAGatgggtgtgtttgtgaatgaaacaAGCTCATACAGAAACCAGAGTCTTCCTGCTGAGATCAAAAAGGTTGATTTGATATAA